The genomic window TTCCACTTCTCACCACCGGCCTTGCCAACCTGCGAATCGACCAACCCAAACGAGATTAGGGCACGAAATTCACAAGGAAACTCATCTCAGCAGCACCAATTCGAACGAACAGCACGAGACAGAGGCGCGGAGGGAAGACGGAGCGGAACGGAGGTGCTTCTCCTTGTACTCCTTCCTGAAGGTGTCCCTGTGAAGACGAAACCGAAACGAGCCTCGGTCAGCATGCGATGCCACACCACACCACAGAAACAGCACGAATCGAACCACGAATCGAATTTGGGGGGACTGACATGAAGACGAAGAAGGCACTCGGGGGACGCTTGGGCTTGTTGGGGTCCTTCTCGGCCTTGCTCTTCTTCACCGCGAGCCTGCGCCACCACAGAAACGGAATTGGCAAACCAAACCGGATCAGAAGCCGACGCGAGACAACGGCAGTAGGAAAACCCAAATGGGAACAAAACGAGACAGGGAGACGAGGGAGGGCTCGTATCGGTCGGGGCACTGACCTAGAGTCGCCGGCGTGGGAGCCCGCCTTGGCCTTCATCCTGTCGCCGGCCGCCAACCTCGCCCTAGGGCATGACATGGAAGACGACGCCCTTGGTGCCACGGCCGAGCACGGAGACGGCCCTGAGGTCCGCTAGGCTGAGCTGccacggctccggcggcggcggcgcgagcgccTGCGCCGTCATGGCCACCGCGAGCGCGCAGGAGGACGGCGCCGCCTTGGATTGGGCGTTGTGCCCTGCGCCTGCACTTGCGCGAGTGAGAGGGAGGAAGGGTGGGGTGGGGGATTGGTTGCGGTTTGATTGGTTGCGGATCGAGGAGAGGAAGGCCGCcggaggggagagagggagggaggagcagagtgtggggatcttgccggaggggagagagggaggagcaGAGCACGGCGATCTCGATCGAGGAGAGCGAGGGGAGCTCGGCAGatttggaagaggagaggaggagaagagagcgagggaaagaaaggaggcgcgggggggggggggggggggggtggacgaAAAATGACCACAGGGCAGAGCTAGGGTTTTGGGATGGTGTGGAAGGGCTGAGGACCGCCGTTGGATCGACGAACATCCGACGGTGTTcaatgcatgatccgcgtgatagTCCACGGACCAATTAGAATAAAGTACGATGttatgaccatataaattggtcaaaaaattaattttctatttttcaagTGCCTCAATTGAGTTTTTTTTGTAAATGACCtatcatatatttattgcaaaatgggACCGAATCATTTTTATAATACATTAGGCCATATTTAGTGtaaaattgacaaaatggttggttgtcaaaagtttttatacacctctcgtgaaaaagacaaaattccgccgtttcagtaggaagcgggtcaaatttgaactacagctgcctcatagtttgctctttattttttccaaaaatcatttctagtaacataagtatctatttaatcagagaaacaccaaaaaaatccaagattcagccattagctaggaacggtcattcacgtcgttttgaccgcattttgaaacaggcataaaaaattcaaaacaaattaaaaaattgcaaaaccttcgcattgtgtcattatatgtggccaagttaccaggaaaaataataaacttgtaatgcgataattttttttaaaaagtgttctcggaaacgagctatcatgtgtggagatcaatgacattcaagccaaatgatcaatcttatggccacattcatgacatagtttgttaaaatgatctcatatcgtgcacaagggtgcatattggaatgtcaaacaatgttgcctaagaaagttttcgttttctttgaacgaaaaaatcatttttcattttttgagagccccaaatgaggttttttgtgaaggacctagcatatatttgttgcaaaatgggaccaaatcatttttagaaaatattatgccatatttaatgcacaaatgaccaaatggttggttgtcaaaagatttgatccacctctggtgaaaaagacaaacttctgccgtttcagtaggaagcgggtcaaatttgaactacaactgcctcatagtttgatatttattttttccaaaaatcatttctaggtacgtaagtatctatttaattagatagacaccaaaaatgatccaagattcaaccattagctaggaacggtcattcctgccattttgaccgcattttgaaacgggcatacaaaattaaaaaaaatcaaaaaattggaaaccttcgcattgtgtcattatatgtgaccaagtttccaggaaaaataataaacttataatacgaaattattttaaaaaagtgttctcataaacgagctatcatgcgtgaagattcatggcttgcGAGCCAAATgaccaatcttatggccacattcatggcttgcaagccaaatgaccaatcttatggccatattcatattgtgcacaatggtgcatcttggaattccaaaaaatgctgcctaagggagttttgattttctttgcacggaaaattcattttccattttccgagtgcctgaaatgagttttttttatgaaggacctaccatatatttgttgcaaaattggaccaaatcaattttctaaaatactaggccatatttaatgcacaattgacaaaatggttgggtgtaaaaagttttgatccacctcttataaaaaagacaaattcccgccgattcagttggaagcgggtcaaatttgaactacaactgcctcatagtttgatctttattttttccaaaaatcatttctaggtacataagtacctatttaatcataaatacatggtttggtggtgatacgtcgaggtttggacggtggtcgagggccccaactctagagcgcataaactcgcatgcccgccgagtggtcaccacgtgaccgtggcgttgccatgtgttctgggcggcctaggcatgtctagtgggctgggcactccccaggtatgtgctaggaagaaaatcacaacataagattctcacgaggagaccgatcgatgctcaaacatgaataagcagccaagtgtttgattagcagtacaagaaatgcacatggctaatgggcgtgagttttggctgaggatgatcagttactaagaagaccgtcttcacaaattttcagctcaaaaggaggagtgtaggtggtacttgctttgcaaagtaccacactggacataaatatgaatgttgaagctgggctcaaaataatgaatgaattgagctagcatttggtggaggatggttatttgggcataggaaagcactgtagaaaatggataccatttggacatgccaaagtggtacatCCTTCACAAAGTatttttctgaacagaatagggaaatgaatatttttgaattatttctgaactaggcaaggaaggtttttttacatatttgacaaaagatatgacccaaagaatttatgagatttttttgggaattttgggaatggcagaaatataggttgcttcacaacctagggcaaaaactgccacatggacatgacacataggcaaaactaatgaggtggagcctagtcatagcaacccaccacaatttacaaggttatgaccatctatattggtcatgatcagccaGAAATAAGGAAGCGAAGCAGTGATATCTGCTCtacgaccatttcgtgtaaggaaattatgacctttctgaccaaaatggtcgttatagtttagggtttggagccccccgaacagcttttgaccaattggtctgaaatggtcatagatctatgaccaattcttccagggccactgacagaaggtcactagttgacatatttcttgtagtggttggctggctccgccactggaTCCATCCACTTCAAACTAATCTGTGGTTCTTTCACCGAATgacataataactcatcatcattgtcgtcgtcattgggtgaaagaaccgtagattagtttcaagtggatggatgcaAAGTGGGATCCATCCACTTCAAACTACTatgtggttctttcacccaatgacataataactcatcatcatcataatacatcattgtcatataacaacccctcatcatcatcatattcgtccatgagacatcatataacaacttggtcactagttataataataactcctcctcatcatcatcatagtactcataatcactactccttctcctcctcatcgtcatcaactctaacacattctAGCACATAATAAAaacttctcatcatcatcatagtcatatataatcaacattaactaattgttcttaatacctaggacctactcctctctcctaggtaAAATACCGTAAAACTGATAAACCGATCCatctccataatggagaatggagataaacctatctccaacttgtggcttgcgcacattcgTTTGTCTCCAATTAGTTACATGTGCGCATTCATCGCTTTGCTCCATCCTTTGATTTTGAGCGTTCCATTGTTTGAAGAAATTGAGTATGCACTGTGGTAAGCCTTCGAAGGAGTTGGTcttaagctaaccatatgcatatcaccttcgatAAACATCAAGTCAGGCACAACCTCATTCGGGAGGCTCCGTTGAAAAACagaatagtaacatatatagttagcaacgtagtttacttaagaataatgtatgcaatgaagttaccatcattaacaaatcttaccaagtttttggcaatgaagttaccatcaagcaatttatggactagtggcacgtatctagtataatttgggctgatagagtgaTTGGTTTTAAAGGCCTCAAtatcttctatgaatgaga from Triticum aestivum cultivar Chinese Spring chromosome 3B, IWGSC CS RefSeq v2.1, whole genome shotgun sequence includes these protein-coding regions:
- the LOC123067823 gene encoding HMG1/2-like protein, with the translated sequence MKAKAGSHAGDSRLAVKKSKAEKDPNKPKRPPSAFFVFMDTFRKEYKEKHLRSAPSSLRASVGKAGGEKWKSLSDVEKKEHAQEKKEQAQEKNN